One genomic window of Phoenix dactylifera cultivar Barhee BC4 chromosome 6, palm_55x_up_171113_PBpolish2nd_filt_p, whole genome shotgun sequence includes the following:
- the LOC103713028 gene encoding protein GID8 homolog isoform X1 — MSLSWIILGQLDSIEAMVISLPSFLYWFTTQLDDQRFWRSNESTSKKVITRDEWERKLKDVKIRKEDMNKLVMNFLVTEGFVEAAEKFRIESGTEPGIDLGTITDRMAVKKAVQFGNVKDAIEKVNDLNPMILYANPQLHFHLQQQRLIELIRIGKVEEALEFAQEELAPRGKENQSFLEELERTVALLAFEDVKNCPYGELLDVSQRLKTASEVNAAILANQSHEKDPKLPSLLKMLIWAQNQLDEKAAYPQINNLSTAMLEDPAI; from the exons ATGTCTCTTTCTTGGATCATTCTTGGCCAGTTAGATTCGATCGAAGCCATGGTAATCTCTCTGCCTTCCTTTCTTTACTGGTTCACGACTCAATTGGATGATCAACGGTTTTGGAGATCCAATGAG TCGACGTCAAAGAAGGTAATTACGAGAGATGAATGGGAAAGAAAGCTCAAAGATGTGAAGATTAGGAAGGAGGATATGAATAAGCTGGTAATGAACTTTCTCGTAACAGAAGGTTTTGTTGAGGCTGCAGAGAAATTCCGGATCGAATCTGGGACCGAAC CGGGCATAGATCTTGGGACGATAACCGATCGCATGGCTGTGAAGAAAGCTGTGCAGTTTGGCAATGTGAAGGATGCAATTGAGAAAGTCAATGATTTGAACCCTATG ATTCTGTATGCAAATCCCCAGCTGCATTTCCATCTACAGCAACAGAGATTGATTGAGTTGATTCGCATTGGAAAGGTAGAAGAGGCTTTGGAGTTCGCTCAGGAGGAGCTTGCACCCAGGGGCAAGGAAAAT CAAAGTTTTTTGGAGGAATTGGAGAGGACGGTGGCTCTTTTggcatttgaagatgtaaagaaCTGCCCTTATGGAGAGCTTTTAGATGTGTCGCAACGTTTGAAAACTGCAAGTGAGGTGAATGCTGCCATACTTGCAAACCAAAGTCATGAAAAAG ATCCAAAGCTTCCAAGCTTGCTGAAAATGTTGATATGGGCTCAAAACCAGTTGGATGAGAAGGCTGCTTATCCACAAATCAACAACTTATCCACAGCCATGCTCGAAGACCCAGCCATATAA
- the LOC103713028 gene encoding protein GID8 homolog isoform X2, with protein sequence MSLSWIILGQLDSIEAMSTSKKVITRDEWERKLKDVKIRKEDMNKLVMNFLVTEGFVEAAEKFRIESGTEPGIDLGTITDRMAVKKAVQFGNVKDAIEKVNDLNPMILYANPQLHFHLQQQRLIELIRIGKVEEALEFAQEELAPRGKENQSFLEELERTVALLAFEDVKNCPYGELLDVSQRLKTASEVNAAILANQSHEKDPKLPSLLKMLIWAQNQLDEKAAYPQINNLSTAMLEDPAI encoded by the exons ATGTCTCTTTCTTGGATCATTCTTGGCCAGTTAGATTCGATCGAAGCCATG TCGACGTCAAAGAAGGTAATTACGAGAGATGAATGGGAAAGAAAGCTCAAAGATGTGAAGATTAGGAAGGAGGATATGAATAAGCTGGTAATGAACTTTCTCGTAACAGAAGGTTTTGTTGAGGCTGCAGAGAAATTCCGGATCGAATCTGGGACCGAAC CGGGCATAGATCTTGGGACGATAACCGATCGCATGGCTGTGAAGAAAGCTGTGCAGTTTGGCAATGTGAAGGATGCAATTGAGAAAGTCAATGATTTGAACCCTATG ATTCTGTATGCAAATCCCCAGCTGCATTTCCATCTACAGCAACAGAGATTGATTGAGTTGATTCGCATTGGAAAGGTAGAAGAGGCTTTGGAGTTCGCTCAGGAGGAGCTTGCACCCAGGGGCAAGGAAAAT CAAAGTTTTTTGGAGGAATTGGAGAGGACGGTGGCTCTTTTggcatttgaagatgtaaagaaCTGCCCTTATGGAGAGCTTTTAGATGTGTCGCAACGTTTGAAAACTGCAAGTGAGGTGAATGCTGCCATACTTGCAAACCAAAGTCATGAAAAAG ATCCAAAGCTTCCAAGCTTGCTGAAAATGTTGATATGGGCTCAAAACCAGTTGGATGAGAAGGCTGCTTATCCACAAATCAACAACTTATCCACAGCCATGCTCGAAGACCCAGCCATATAA
- the LOC103713028 gene encoding protein GID8 homolog isoform X3, translated as MSLSWIILGQLDSIEAMVISLPSFLYWFTTQLDDQRFWRSNESTSKKVITRDEWERKLKDVKIRKEDMNKLVMNFLVTEGFVEAAEKFRIESGTEPGIDLGTITDRMAVKKAVQFGNVKDAIEKVNDLNPMILYANPQLHFHLQQQRLIELIRIGKVEEALEFAQEELAPRGKENQSFLEELERTVALLAFEDVKNCPYGELLDVSQRLKTASEVNAAILANQSHEKGLGRNQQSQFFMAE; from the exons ATGTCTCTTTCTTGGATCATTCTTGGCCAGTTAGATTCGATCGAAGCCATGGTAATCTCTCTGCCTTCCTTTCTTTACTGGTTCACGACTCAATTGGATGATCAACGGTTTTGGAGATCCAATGAG TCGACGTCAAAGAAGGTAATTACGAGAGATGAATGGGAAAGAAAGCTCAAAGATGTGAAGATTAGGAAGGAGGATATGAATAAGCTGGTAATGAACTTTCTCGTAACAGAAGGTTTTGTTGAGGCTGCAGAGAAATTCCGGATCGAATCTGGGACCGAAC CGGGCATAGATCTTGGGACGATAACCGATCGCATGGCTGTGAAGAAAGCTGTGCAGTTTGGCAATGTGAAGGATGCAATTGAGAAAGTCAATGATTTGAACCCTATG ATTCTGTATGCAAATCCCCAGCTGCATTTCCATCTACAGCAACAGAGATTGATTGAGTTGATTCGCATTGGAAAGGTAGAAGAGGCTTTGGAGTTCGCTCAGGAGGAGCTTGCACCCAGGGGCAAGGAAAAT CAAAGTTTTTTGGAGGAATTGGAGAGGACGGTGGCTCTTTTggcatttgaagatgtaaagaaCTGCCCTTATGGAGAGCTTTTAGATGTGTCGCAACGTTTGAAAACTGCAAGTGAGGTGAATGCTGCCATACTTGCAAACCAAAGTCATGAAAAAG GTCTGGGTCGGAATCAGCAATCACAGTTTTTTATGGCAGAATAG